From Microbacterium croceum, a single genomic window includes:
- a CDS encoding amino acid ABC transporter ATP-binding protein → MITDLIDVHAPAIDVQGLVKSFGDNEVLKGIDLTVTKGEVVCVIGPSGSGKSTLLRSVNLLEEPTGGKVLIEGIDITDPDVDIDRVRTRIGMVFQSFNLFPHLDVMGNLMIAQQRVKKRSKAEAEQVAKEMLSRVGLSEKADAFPGHLSGGQQQRVAIARALCMNPDMMLFDEPTSALDPELVGEVLQVMRKLADEGMTMLVVTHEMGFAREVGSRLIFMDGGHIVEEGDPREVLGNPQHPRTKDFLARVL, encoded by the coding sequence ATGATCACCGACCTGATTGATGTCCACGCCCCGGCGATCGACGTGCAGGGTCTCGTCAAGTCGTTCGGCGACAACGAGGTGCTCAAGGGCATCGACCTCACCGTCACCAAGGGGGAGGTCGTCTGCGTCATCGGGCCCTCGGGTTCGGGTAAGTCGACGCTCCTGCGTTCGGTCAACCTGCTCGAGGAGCCCACCGGCGGCAAAGTGCTGATCGAGGGGATCGACATCACCGACCCCGACGTCGACATCGACCGGGTGCGCACGCGTATCGGGATGGTGTTCCAGAGCTTCAACCTGTTCCCGCACCTCGACGTCATGGGCAACCTCATGATCGCGCAGCAGCGTGTGAAGAAGCGCTCCAAAGCCGAGGCCGAGCAGGTCGCGAAGGAGATGCTCTCCCGTGTCGGGCTGTCGGAGAAGGCGGATGCGTTCCCCGGTCATCTCTCGGGCGGACAGCAGCAGCGCGTGGCGATCGCCCGTGCGCTCTGCATGAACCCCGACATGATGCTGTTCGACGAGCCGACCTCGGCACTCGACCCCGAGCTCGTGGGTGAGGTGCTGCAGGTGATGCGCAAGCTCGCCGACGAGGGGATGACGATGCTCGTCGTGACGCACGAGATGGGCTTCGCCCGTGAGGTCGGATCGCGCCTGATCTTCATGGACGGCGGCCACATCGTCGAAGAGGGAGATCCCCGCGAGGTGCTGGGCAACCCGCAGCACCCCCGGACGAAGGACTTCCTCGCGCGCGTGCTCTGA
- a CDS encoding YegP family protein produces the protein MAGKFELYSDSSGGYRFRLKAGNGEIIATSESYTTKSAAKNGIDSVKSNAPGAEVVEV, from the coding sequence ATGGCAGGCAAGTTCGAGCTGTACTCCGACAGTTCCGGCGGGTACCGGTTCCGTCTGAAGGCTGGCAACGGCGAGATCATCGCGACCAGCGAGAGCTACACCACCAAGTCCGCAGCGAAGAACGGCATCGACTCCGTGAAGAGCAATGCGCCGGGTGCCGAGGTCGTCGAGGTCTGA
- a CDS encoding ABC transporter ATP-binding protein codes for MTLDHPLPRTADNLLLAEAGEGTRVELQGIVKSYSGTRVLHGVDLDIAPGEFVSLLGPSGCGKTTLLRVLAGLEVSDEGAVLLGGHDVSRVPTNKRDIGMVFQSYSLFPHLRVAENTAFGLRRRGVSASESTKRALDALALVGLADFSDRYPHQLSGGQQQRVALARALVTEPKVLLLDEPLSALDAKVRVQLRDEIRRIQLRLGITTVFVTHDQEEALAVSDRIAVMNSGRIEQIGSPEQLYTAPSTAGVAAFVGLSSVVSGVGEGDHVVVWGQRLPLQSPAIGPVDVYLRPENVFFASEADAATDALVQESTFLGSMRRTLVRTESGELVRVQHAPGIRPSFGDRVRIAVAPEPVAVHPRG; via the coding sequence ATGACCCTCGACCACCCGCTCCCCCGCACGGCGGACAACCTGCTGCTCGCCGAGGCCGGCGAGGGCACCCGCGTCGAGCTGCAGGGCATCGTCAAGAGCTACTCCGGCACCCGCGTGCTGCATGGTGTCGACCTCGACATCGCCCCCGGCGAGTTCGTCTCGCTGCTCGGCCCGTCCGGCTGCGGCAAGACGACCCTGCTGCGCGTGCTGGCCGGGCTCGAGGTGTCGGATGAGGGCGCGGTGCTGCTGGGCGGCCATGACGTCTCGCGCGTGCCGACCAACAAGCGCGACATCGGCATGGTCTTCCAGTCGTACTCGCTGTTCCCGCACCTCCGGGTCGCCGAGAACACCGCGTTCGGCCTGCGTCGTCGCGGCGTCTCCGCCTCCGAGTCCACGAAGCGCGCCCTCGATGCCCTGGCGCTGGTGGGCCTCGCCGACTTCTCCGACCGCTACCCGCACCAGCTCTCCGGTGGTCAGCAGCAGCGCGTCGCCCTGGCCCGCGCCCTGGTCACCGAGCCCAAGGTGCTGCTGCTGGACGAGCCGCTCTCGGCACTCGACGCGAAGGTGCGCGTGCAGTTGCGCGATGAGATCCGCCGCATCCAGCTGCGCCTCGGCATCACGACCGTCTTCGTGACGCACGACCAGGAGGAGGCGCTGGCCGTCTCCGACCGCATCGCGGTGATGAACTCCGGTCGGATCGAGCAGATCGGCTCGCCCGAGCAGCTGTACACGGCGCCGTCGACGGCGGGTGTGGCCGCCTTCGTCGGACTATCCAGCGTCGTCTCCGGTGTCGGCGAGGGCGACCATGTCGTGGTGTGGGGGCAGCGGCTGCCGCTGCAGTCCCCGGCGATCGGGCCGGTCGACGTGTATCTGCGACCTGAGAACGTCTTCTTCGCCAGCGAAGCGGATGCCGCCACCGACGCCCTGGTCCAGGAGAGCACCTTCCTCGGCAGCATGCGACGCACCCTCGTGCGCACCGAGTCCGGAGAACTCGTCCGGGTACAGCACGCGCCCGGCATCCGCCCCTCCTTCGGCGACCGCGTCCGCATCGCCGTCGCCCCCGAACCCGTAGCCGTGCACCCGCGCGGTTGA
- a CDS encoding ABC transporter permease, with protein MNRLAPSLATRWIIGILVGAFFAIPLVSTFLFTLRGKEGLSLEHWIALFDPAASAAIKPIWTGLGNSLILAVVTVAIVLLLLAPTMILVNLRFGRLTPMFEFAVLLPISIPAIVLVVGLAPIYLQIGRTLGTGTWTLAFAYGITVLPFAYRSIQASIDAADLRTLSEAARSLGASWPTVVLKVLAPNLRQGLLSASLISIAVVLGEFTIASLLNRQVFQTAMVVVQKQDPYAPAIFTLLALAFVFILLLLIGRVARGKGKARS; from the coding sequence ATGAACCGACTCGCTCCCTCACTCGCGACGCGCTGGATCATCGGCATCCTCGTCGGCGCGTTCTTCGCGATCCCGCTGGTGTCGACCTTCCTCTTCACCCTCCGCGGCAAGGAGGGTCTATCGCTCGAGCACTGGATCGCGCTGTTCGATCCCGCCGCATCCGCAGCGATCAAGCCGATCTGGACAGGCCTGGGCAATTCCCTGATCCTGGCCGTCGTCACGGTGGCGATCGTGCTGCTCCTGCTCGCGCCGACCATGATCCTGGTGAACCTCCGCTTCGGCAGGCTCACACCGATGTTCGAGTTCGCGGTGCTTCTACCGATCTCGATCCCCGCGATCGTGCTGGTGGTGGGTCTCGCGCCGATCTATCTGCAGATCGGCCGCACACTCGGCACCGGCACCTGGACCCTGGCCTTCGCGTACGGCATCACCGTGCTGCCGTTCGCCTACCGTTCGATCCAGGCCTCCATCGACGCCGCCGATCTGCGCACGCTGTCGGAGGCCGCGCGCTCACTCGGCGCCAGCTGGCCGACGGTGGTGCTGAAGGTGCTCGCGCCCAACCTGCGCCAGGGGCTCCTCTCGGCCTCGCTCATCTCGATCGCGGTCGTGCTGGGCGAGTTCACGATCGCCTCGCTGCTCAACCGCCAGGTGTTCCAGACGGCCATGGTGGTCGTCCAGAAGCAGGACCCCTACGCCCCGGCGATCTTCACATTGCTGGCGCTGGCCTTCGTCTTCATCCTGCTCCTCCTCATCGGCCGCGTCGCGCGTGGCAAAGGAAAGGCTCGCTCATGA
- a CDS encoding ABC transporter permease has translation MTTLSAPGTDAAASVPATTAGSSRSARARRSMPSPAWLGLVPFAAYVVLFLAVPTVLAIGSGFFTKDGAFTWTNISALGDPVVLNTFANSAGLSLGTAVVGALVGALVCYALLGMNPDGAIRASVDAAAGVFAQFGGVMLAFAFIATIGIQGIITVFLKDTFGVNIFENGTWLYELPGLILPYIYFQIPLMVITFMPALAALKPQWAEANLTLGGTRAGFWLHIGIPVLAPSFLASLLLLFANAFSSYATAAALASQGSQIVPLQIRTALTSETVLGRENLAGALALGMIVIVGVVMALYSLVQRRAARWQS, from the coding sequence GTGACCACCCTCTCCGCACCGGGGACGGATGCCGCGGCGTCCGTCCCCGCCACGACCGCCGGGTCCTCGCGCAGCGCGCGGGCCCGGCGGTCCATGCCGTCTCCGGCCTGGCTGGGCCTGGTCCCGTTCGCGGCCTACGTCGTGCTGTTCCTGGCGGTTCCGACCGTGCTCGCGATCGGCTCCGGCTTCTTCACGAAAGACGGTGCCTTCACCTGGACGAACATCTCGGCACTCGGCGACCCCGTGGTGCTGAACACCTTCGCCAACTCGGCCGGTCTCTCGCTGGGCACCGCGGTCGTCGGCGCCCTCGTGGGCGCTCTGGTCTGCTACGCCCTGCTGGGCATGAACCCCGATGGCGCCATCCGCGCGAGCGTCGATGCTGCAGCCGGCGTGTTCGCCCAGTTCGGCGGCGTCATGCTCGCCTTCGCCTTCATCGCGACGATCGGCATCCAGGGCATCATCACGGTCTTCCTGAAAGACACCTTCGGCGTCAACATCTTCGAGAACGGCACGTGGCTGTACGAGCTGCCCGGCCTGATCCTGCCGTACATCTACTTCCAGATCCCCCTGATGGTGATCACGTTCATGCCCGCCCTCGCCGCGCTCAAGCCGCAGTGGGCCGAAGCCAATCTCACGCTCGGCGGCACACGCGCCGGCTTCTGGCTCCACATCGGCATCCCCGTGCTCGCCCCCTCGTTCCTCGCCAGCCTGCTGCTGCTGTTCGCGAACGCGTTCTCGTCATATGCCACGGCCGCCGCCCTCGCCAGCCAGGGTTCGCAGATCGTCCCGCTGCAGATCCGCACCGCGCTCACGAGCGAGACGGTGCTCGGCAGGGAGAACCTCGCCGGTGCACTCGCGCTCGGCATGATCGTCATCGTGGGAGTGGTCATGGCCCTGTACTCACTCGTCCAACGTCGGGCTGCGAGGTGGCAGTCATGA
- a CDS encoding ABC transporter substrate-binding protein — protein sequence MARFTRRARIGAGIALATTAALALTSCAGATDAPASGGDTDVDATTATSVADFGTFADLEAAAKAEGALNVIALPRDWANYGEVLDLFAEKYPEIAINEASPDVSSAEEIQAAETNKGLDTAPDVFDLGLTVALQNTDTFAPYKVQTWDDIPDALKEPTGLFVGDYGGYMSIGYDSSKFDAPAELSDLLSADYKGAVAINGDPTQAGAAFAAVGLATVQSDGSLDDFQPGIDFFSKLQKAGNLLKVDVTTATIASGETPVVFDWDYLNASHTTDNENWKVVVFDGTGYAGYYNQAINVDAPHPAAARLWQEFLYSDEVQNLWLKGGARPARMEAMTEAGTIDADLAAALPQAPEETVVPTEEQSTNAGTLLGEKWAAAVQ from the coding sequence ATGGCACGCTTCACCCGCCGCGCACGCATCGGCGCCGGTATCGCCCTGGCCACCACGGCCGCACTCGCACTCACCTCCTGCGCCGGTGCAACCGACGCGCCCGCCTCCGGTGGCGACACCGACGTGGACGCCACGACGGCCACCTCGGTCGCCGACTTCGGCACCTTCGCCGACCTCGAGGCCGCCGCCAAGGCCGAGGGAGCCCTCAACGTCATCGCCCTCCCCCGCGACTGGGCCAACTACGGCGAGGTCCTCGATCTGTTCGCCGAGAAGTATCCCGAGATCGCGATCAACGAGGCCTCGCCCGATGTCTCCAGCGCTGAGGAGATCCAGGCGGCGGAGACCAACAAGGGGCTCGACACCGCCCCCGACGTGTTCGACCTCGGTCTGACGGTCGCGCTGCAGAACACCGACACGTTCGCCCCCTACAAGGTGCAGACGTGGGATGACATCCCCGACGCGCTCAAGGAGCCCACCGGCCTCTTCGTCGGTGACTACGGCGGATACATGTCGATCGGCTACGACTCCTCGAAGTTCGACGCCCCTGCCGAGCTCTCCGATCTGCTCTCGGCCGACTACAAGGGTGCTGTCGCCATCAACGGCGACCCGACCCAGGCCGGCGCCGCGTTCGCCGCGGTCGGCCTCGCCACCGTCCAGTCCGACGGATCGCTCGACGACTTCCAACCGGGCATCGACTTCTTCTCCAAGCTGCAGAAGGCCGGCAACCTGCTCAAGGTCGACGTCACCACCGCGACGATCGCCAGCGGTGAGACCCCGGTCGTCTTCGACTGGGACTACCTGAACGCCTCGCACACGACTGACAACGAGAACTGGAAGGTCGTCGTGTTCGACGGCACCGGTTACGCGGGCTACTACAACCAGGCCATCAACGTCGACGCTCCGCACCCGGCGGCTGCCCGCCTGTGGCAGGAGTTCCTCTACAGCGACGAGGTGCAGAACCTGTGGCTGAAGGGCGGCGCGCGCCCGGCCCGCATGGAGGCGATGACCGAGGCCGGAACGATCGACGCCGACCTCGCCGCCGCCCTTCCCCAGGCACCGGAGGAGACCGTCGTCCCGACCGAGGAGCAGTCCACCAACGCCGGAACCCTGCTCGGCGAGAAGTGGGCAGCGGCGGTCCAGTGA
- a CDS encoding GNAT family N-acetyltransferase: MLDALPLPHAFDARAGRALLRRATPADADAVIALLADDPISAARGDVASEADRPAYAAALVDILAEPSNDLLVVELEGEIVGTLQLTSIPGMARRGARRLLVEAVRVRSDLRSSGIGSAVMRWVGEAAALALGAAMVQLTSDAARTEAHRFYERLGYVGSHLGFKYTVGG, encoded by the coding sequence ATGCTCGACGCGCTTCCCCTCCCCCACGCCTTCGACGCCCGCGCCGGCCGCGCGCTGCTGCGCAGGGCCACGCCCGCCGATGCCGATGCCGTGATCGCCCTGCTCGCCGACGACCCGATCAGCGCGGCCCGCGGTGACGTCGCCTCCGAGGCCGACCGGCCGGCCTATGCCGCCGCGCTCGTGGATATCCTCGCCGAACCGTCGAACGACCTGCTGGTGGTCGAGCTCGAGGGCGAGATCGTCGGCACCCTGCAGCTCACCTCGATCCCCGGCATGGCACGACGGGGCGCACGGCGTCTGCTCGTCGAAGCCGTGCGGGTGCGCAGCGACCTGCGCTCCTCCGGCATCGGGTCGGCCGTGATGCGCTGGGTCGGCGAGGCGGCGGCTCTGGCGCTCGGTGCGGCGATGGTGCAGCTCACGTCCGATGCCGCCCGCACCGAGGCTCACCGCTTCTACGAGCGCCTCGGCTACGTCGGGTCGCACCTCGGCTTCAAGTACACGGTCGGTGGCTGA
- a CDS encoding sulfite exporter TauE/SafE family protein — protein MDIGAVLGLEQLTWGMLLLVVLAAFGAGWIDAVVGGGGLLQLPVLLLIPGIAPVQALATNKFASVFGTATSSVTYYRRAKPDIRTALPMAAVALVGSFGGAAVATILPPSAFKPIIVVALLAVALFTAFRPQLGAATKLRFSGHKHHIMAGAAGLGIGFYDGMIGPGTGTFLVITLVALMGYDFLQASAKAKIVNFATNLGALLLFIPHGSVLWLLGGILAVANVAGSYLGSRMAIARGTTFIRVVFLIVVMGLIAKLGVDVWNENIQPALASLGT, from the coding sequence ATGGACATCGGCGCAGTGCTCGGGCTCGAGCAGCTCACCTGGGGCATGCTGCTTCTGGTGGTCCTCGCCGCGTTCGGTGCCGGCTGGATCGATGCCGTCGTCGGCGGCGGCGGGCTGCTGCAGCTGCCCGTGCTGCTCCTCATTCCGGGCATCGCGCCGGTGCAGGCGCTCGCGACGAACAAGTTCGCCTCCGTCTTCGGCACGGCCACGAGCAGCGTCACCTACTATCGGCGCGCGAAACCCGATATCCGCACGGCCCTGCCGATGGCGGCGGTCGCCCTGGTCGGCTCGTTCGGCGGAGCCGCAGTGGCAACCATCCTTCCCCCGTCGGCATTCAAGCCGATCATCGTCGTGGCGCTGCTGGCCGTCGCGCTGTTCACGGCCTTCCGTCCGCAGCTGGGTGCGGCGACGAAGCTGCGCTTCAGCGGGCACAAGCACCACATCATGGCCGGAGCCGCCGGGCTCGGGATCGGCTTCTACGACGGCATGATCGGCCCCGGCACCGGGACGTTCCTCGTCATCACGCTCGTCGCGCTGATGGGCTACGACTTCCTGCAGGCGAGCGCCAAGGCGAAGATCGTGAACTTCGCCACTAACCTCGGGGCGCTGCTGCTGTTCATCCCGCACGGGTCGGTGCTGTGGCTGCTCGGCGGCATCCTCGCGGTGGCGAACGTCGCCGGGAGCTACCTCGGCTCACGAATGGCGATCGCGCGCGGCACCACCTTCATCCGAGTGGTGTTCCTCATCGTGGTGATGGGGCTGATCGCGAAGCTCGGTGTCGACGTGTGGAACGAGAACATCCAGCCCGCCCTCGCATCGCTCGGAACGTGA
- the aspS gene encoding aspartate--tRNA ligase, with the protein MLRTHSAGSLRAEHIGQTVTLAGWVDRRRDHGGVAFIDLRDASGIAQVVIRDEEIAHPLRNEFVLQVTGVVSQRPEGNANPNLPTGEIELIAADVEVLNESAPLPFQVSTALADSETVGEEARLKYRYLDLRRPAPASALRLRSNVYKAIRDVLHAEDFTEVETPTLTRSTPEGARDFLVPARLSPGSWYALPQSPQLFKQLLMVGGVEKYFQIARCYRDEDFRADRQPEFTQLDIEMSFVDQEDVITLMESLIQAMWATIGVEVALPLPRMTYADAMAKYGSDKPDLRFGLELVEATEYFQDTPFRVFQAEYVGAVVMPGGASQPRKQLDAWQDWAKQRGARGLAYVLFNEDGSLGGPAAKNLSEAEQAGLAEFVGASAGDCVFFAAGATKESRALLGAARVEIGRRLGYLNPDEFAFTWVVDAPMFEPAADAVASGDVAVGAGAWTAVHHAFTGPKPEFQDTFDTDPGSALAYAYDIVCNGSELGGGSIRIHREDVQKRVFEVMGISDEQADEQFGFLLDAFKFGAPPHGGIALGMDRVLQHLTKTESIREVIAFPKSGNGFDPLTSAPAPITDAQRAEAGVDHEPEDDGA; encoded by the coding sequence GTGCTTCGCACCCACTCGGCAGGCTCACTGCGAGCCGAGCACATCGGTCAGACCGTCACCCTCGCGGGTTGGGTCGATCGCCGTCGTGACCACGGAGGAGTCGCCTTCATCGATCTGCGGGACGCCTCGGGCATCGCCCAGGTCGTCATCCGCGACGAGGAGATCGCCCACCCGCTGCGCAACGAGTTCGTGCTCCAGGTCACCGGCGTCGTCTCGCAGCGCCCTGAGGGCAACGCGAACCCGAACCTGCCGACGGGCGAGATCGAGCTGATCGCCGCCGACGTCGAGGTGCTCAACGAGTCCGCCCCGCTCCCCTTCCAGGTCTCGACGGCACTGGCCGACAGCGAGACCGTCGGCGAGGAGGCCCGTCTCAAGTACCGCTACCTCGACCTGCGCCGTCCGGCACCGGCATCCGCTCTGCGTCTGCGCTCGAACGTCTACAAGGCGATCCGCGACGTGCTGCACGCCGAGGACTTCACCGAGGTCGAGACGCCGACGCTCACGCGCTCCACTCCGGAGGGCGCCCGCGACTTCCTGGTGCCCGCTCGTCTGAGCCCCGGCAGCTGGTACGCCCTGCCGCAGTCGCCGCAGCTGTTCAAGCAGCTGCTCATGGTCGGCGGCGTCGAGAAGTACTTCCAGATCGCACGCTGCTACCGCGACGAGGACTTCCGCGCCGACCGGCAGCCGGAGTTCACGCAGCTCGACATCGAGATGAGCTTCGTCGACCAGGAAGACGTCATCACGCTGATGGAGTCGCTCATCCAGGCGATGTGGGCGACCATCGGCGTCGAGGTCGCGCTGCCGCTGCCGCGCATGACCTACGCCGACGCGATGGCCAAGTACGGCTCCGACAAGCCCGACCTGCGCTTCGGACTCGAGCTCGTCGAGGCGACCGAGTACTTCCAGGACACGCCGTTCCGCGTCTTCCAGGCCGAGTACGTCGGTGCCGTCGTGATGCCCGGCGGCGCGAGCCAGCCGCGCAAGCAGCTCGACGCCTGGCAGGACTGGGCGAAGCAGCGTGGTGCCCGCGGTCTCGCCTACGTCCTGTTCAACGAGGACGGCTCGCTCGGCGGCCCGGCCGCGAAGAACCTGTCCGAGGCCGAACAGGCCGGACTCGCGGAGTTCGTCGGAGCGAGCGCGGGCGACTGCGTGTTCTTCGCCGCCGGCGCCACCAAGGAGAGCCGTGCGCTCCTCGGCGCCGCACGCGTCGAGATCGGTCGCCGCCTCGGGTACCTGAACCCGGACGAGTTCGCGTTCACCTGGGTCGTCGACGCCCCCATGTTCGAGCCGGCTGCTGACGCCGTGGCATCCGGAGACGTCGCGGTCGGCGCCGGTGCCTGGACGGCCGTGCACCACGCGTTCACCGGGCCGAAGCCCGAGTTCCAGGACACGTTCGACACCGACCCCGGCTCGGCCCTCGCCTACGCGTACGACATCGTGTGCAACGGCTCGGAGCTGGGCGGCGGGTCGATCCGCATCCACCGCGAAGACGTGCAGAAGCGCGTCTTCGAGGTCATGGGCATCAGCGACGAGCAGGCCGACGAGCAGTTCGGCTTCCTGCTGGATGCGTTCAAGTTCGGCGCCCCGCCGCACGGCGGGATCGCGCTCGGCATGGACCGCGTGCTGCAGCACCTGACCAAGACCGAGTCGATCCGCGAGGTCATCGCGTTCCCGAAGTCCGGCAACGGCTTCGACCCGCTGACCTCGGCTCCGGCGCCGATCACCGACGCGCAGCGCGCCGAAGCCGGCGTCGATCACGAGCCCGAGGACGACGGCGCCTGA
- a CDS encoding DUF5684 domain-containing protein: protein MDTNGINDLYATIFSGTTGLIALAFYVLVAIGLWKVFSKAGYPGILAIIPIVNIVILVRIAGMSGWLALLYIIPIVNVVFGIIVAIKLGERFGKGGLFSFFLLFVFPYIGYLILGFGDSRYSKA, encoded by the coding sequence GTGGACACCAACGGCATCAACGATCTCTATGCGACGATCTTCTCGGGAACCACCGGTCTGATCGCACTCGCCTTCTACGTCCTGGTCGCCATCGGCCTGTGGAAGGTGTTCTCCAAGGCGGGTTATCCGGGCATCCTCGCGATCATCCCGATCGTGAACATCGTCATCCTGGTGCGCATCGCCGGCATGTCCGGATGGCTCGCTCTGCTCTACATCATCCCGATCGTCAACGTCGTGTTCGGCATCATCGTGGCCATCAAGCTCGGTGAGCGCTTCGGCAAGGGCGGACTGTTCTCCTTCTTCCTGCTCTTCGTCTTCCCCTACATCGGCTACTTGATCCTCGGGTTCGGAGACTCCCGCTACAGCAAGGCCTGA
- a CDS encoding histidine phosphatase family protein: MPATRLHLVRHGEVHNPARVLYGRLPDYHLSTAGRRMAQAAADHVASLDRSVVALYSSPLERAQESAEPFAERFDLVPEIDIRIIEPTNVFEGTQMRRSLLNPLNWWHLRQPSLPSWGEPYTSIAERMLGAMGEAWRTADGGDVVMVSHQAPIWITHLRVAGLPLRHDPRTRRCALSSVTSFELVGDVWREVAYAEPATTEGAVDVGAV; the protein is encoded by the coding sequence GTGCCGGCGACGCGACTGCACCTCGTCCGCCACGGCGAGGTGCACAATCCCGCACGTGTGCTCTACGGGAGGCTGCCCGATTACCACCTGAGCACCGCGGGACGTCGCATGGCGCAGGCGGCCGCCGATCATGTGGCATCGCTGGATCGGTCGGTCGTCGCCCTCTACTCCTCGCCCCTGGAGCGCGCGCAGGAGTCGGCTGAGCCCTTCGCGGAGCGGTTCGACCTGGTACCCGAGATCGACATCCGCATCATCGAGCCGACCAACGTGTTCGAGGGGACGCAGATGCGTCGCTCGCTCCTGAACCCGTTGAACTGGTGGCACCTGAGGCAGCCCTCGCTGCCGAGCTGGGGTGAGCCGTACACCTCGATCGCGGAGCGGATGCTAGGCGCCATGGGCGAGGCCTGGCGGACAGCCGACGGCGGCGACGTCGTGATGGTGTCGCACCAGGCGCCGATCTGGATCACGCACCTCCGCGTCGCGGGTCTGCCGTTGCGGCACGACCCGCGCACGCGGCGCTGCGCGCTGTCGAGCGTCACCTCGTTCGAACTCGTCGGCGACGTGTGGCGCGAGGTCGCCTATGCGGAACCGGCGACGACCGAGGGCGCCGTGGACGTCGGAGCCGTCTGA
- a CDS encoding NAD(P)/FAD-dependent oxidoreductase, whose protein sequence is MYDAIVIGAGPAGLQAALTLGRMHRSTLLLDSGEYRNGTVLHMHNVIGNDGTPPAEFRATARAQLGAYDDVEIRDIRAESVSGAEGDFTVTLSDGSTASGRHIILATGVIDDLPDVEGLSALWGTRAFACPFCDGHEHAGRPIAILGGADRAAHLVGLLGRIVGEITVVPVAETFTAEEAASLEAQGARVSGSAVVAVSADGGGVVVRTSDAAHTVAGVFVASGTMRQRAPFAAQLDLRLLASGAIEIDDFGRTSAAGVFAAGDLAHRAALPGPMAAVMVAATAGQLAAVGIIQSLLAAEH, encoded by the coding sequence ATGTATGACGCGATCGTGATCGGCGCCGGCCCCGCAGGCCTCCAGGCCGCACTCACCCTGGGGCGGATGCATCGCTCGACCCTGCTCCTCGACTCGGGTGAGTACCGCAACGGCACGGTGCTGCACATGCACAACGTGATCGGCAACGACGGCACCCCGCCCGCCGAGTTCCGCGCGACCGCCCGCGCGCAGCTCGGCGCCTACGACGACGTCGAGATCCGGGACATCCGCGCGGAGAGCGTGTCCGGCGCCGAGGGCGACTTCACCGTGACGCTCAGCGACGGCTCGACGGCATCGGGACGCCACATCATCCTCGCGACCGGAGTGATCGACGACCTCCCCGACGTCGAGGGACTGTCAGCCCTGTGGGGGACGCGTGCCTTCGCCTGCCCGTTCTGCGATGGTCACGAGCACGCAGGGAGACCGATCGCGATCCTCGGCGGCGCTGACCGTGCCGCCCACCTGGTCGGCCTGCTCGGCCGCATCGTGGGTGAGATCACGGTGGTGCCCGTCGCCGAGACCTTCACGGCTGAAGAGGCCGCCTCCCTCGAGGCACAGGGCGCCCGAGTGAGTGGCTCCGCGGTCGTGGCGGTCTCGGCCGATGGTGGCGGTGTCGTGGTGCGCACCTCCGACGCAGCGCACACCGTCGCCGGCGTCTTCGTCGCCTCGGGAACGATGCGTCAACGCGCCCCCTTCGCGGCACAGCTGGACCTGCGCCTGCTGGCGTCCGGCGCGATCGAGATCGACGACTTCGGCCGCACCTCGGCGGCCGGCGTCTTCGCGGCCGGAGATCTCGCGCATCGCGCGGCCCTGCCCGGGCCCATGGCTGCCGTGATGGTGGCGGCCACGGCCGGACAGCTCGCCGCCGTCGGCATCATCCAGTCATTGCTGGCCGCGGAGCACTGA
- a CDS encoding MerR family transcriptional regulator, translating to MKSSPESPWSVGEVAARFDLPTNVLRHWETVGLLRPARDSAGRRRYGEDEVVRIAVIQRSKAAGMTLEQIGVLLDDGSAGRHHVLQEHLDDLDRRMEEMRRSREMTEHAMRCRSHDIATCPRFRAGVADVLAGF from the coding sequence ATGAAGTCAAGTCCCGAGAGTCCGTGGTCCGTCGGCGAGGTCGCGGCCCGCTTCGACCTGCCCACCAACGTGCTCCGGCACTGGGAGACCGTCGGTCTGCTGCGGCCGGCGCGAGACTCCGCCGGCCGCCGTCGCTACGGCGAGGACGAGGTCGTGCGCATCGCGGTGATCCAGCGCAGCAAGGCGGCGGGGATGACTCTGGAGCAGATCGGCGTGCTGCTCGACGACGGCAGTGCGGGCCGCCACCACGTGCTGCAGGAGCACCTCGACGACCTCGACAGGCGGATGGAGGAGATGCGCCGCTCGCGCGAGATGACCGAGCACGCGATGCGCTGCCGGTCGCACGACATCGCCACCTGTCCCCGGTTCCGCGCGGGCGTCGCCGACGTGCTGGCGGGCTTCTGA